The genomic DNA CGGCCACCGGCGTCGGCCACGCCACCGACCGCGCCACGGTCATGGGCCTGATGGGCGAATGGCCGGACAGCATCGATCCGTCGACCATTGATCCGCGCATCCAGCAACTGCGCGAAAGCGGCCAACTGTCGCTGGCCGGTCAACGCTCGATTGCCTTCAACTGGCAAAGCGATCTGCTGCTACTCGACGAAAGCCTGCCCTACCACCCCAATGCCATGTCGCTGACAGCCTTTGGCGAAACCGCCGAGCTGTTTACACAAACGTACTACTCGGTCGGTGGTGGTTTCATCATCGAAGCGGCGGAGGCAGAGTCGGGCGTGGCCCCGAGCGGCGACGTGGTGTTGCCGTACGATTTTTCCAGCGCCGCCGAACTGCTGTCGCTGTGCAAAAAACACAATCTGCGGGTCAGCGAATTGATGATGGCCAATGAACGCGCATGGCGCACTGACGCACAAATTCGTCAGGGGCTGCTGCACATCTGGTCGGTGATGCGCGAATGCGTTGAACAAGGACTGCGCCACGAGGGCATTCTGCCCGGTGGTCTCAATGTGCCGCGCCGTGCCGCAAAACTGCACCGCAGCCTGTTGGAAATCGGCAAGCCGAATGTCATCAGCTCGACGCTGTCGGCCATGGAGTGGGTCAACCTGTTCGCCCTCGCCGTCAACGAGGAAAACGCCGCCGGTGGACGCATGGTCACTGCGCCGACCAACGGCGCGGCCGGGATCATTCCAGCGGTTCTGCACTACTACATGAAATTCAATCCGGACGCGTCCGACGACGACGTCGTCGCGTTCTTCATGGGCGCTGCGGCGGTCGGCATTCTGTGTAAGAAGAATGCCTCGATCTCCGGCGCCGAAGTCGGCTGTCAGGGCGAAGTCGGCTCAGCCTGCGCAATGGCGGCCGCAGGCCTTGCCGAAGTGCTCGGCGCCACCCCGGAACAACTGGAAAACGCCGCCGAAATCGGCCTGGAACACAACCTCGGCCTGACCTGCGACCCGGTCGGCGGGTTGGTTCAAGTGCCGTGCATCGAGCGCAACGCCATCGCCGCCGTGAAAGCGATCAACGCGACACAGATGGCCCTGCGCGGCGACGGCAACCACTTCATCTCCCTCGACCGGGTGATCCGCACCATGCGCGATACCGGCGCCGACATGCACGACAAATACAAAGAAACTTCACGGGGCGGCCTGGCTGTCAGCTGGGTGGAGTGCTGAGGAGCATTCCCCGACCGTCCGCAATACGTGAGCCCGAGCAAGAATAATAACGAGGCGATACCGATGACCGATGTACGTACACCTGCTGCCGAAAACCTCGCTGTAGATCTGGCACGCAACGCAGAAACTGCCCACAAGGGCTGGAGCAAATTCGACACCACCTGGATGCTCGGGTTGTACGGCACCGCCATCGGTGCCGGTACGTTGTTCCTGCCAATCAACGCTGGCGTTGGTGGTTTCTGGCCGTTGTTGATTCTCGCCGTGCTGGCATTCCCGATGACGTACTTCGCTCACCGTGGGCTGACCCGTTTTGTCTTGTCCGGCCGTTCCGGCGACATCACTGAAGTGGTCGAAGAGCACTTCGGCATCGGTGCCGGCAAGCTGATCACGCTGCTGTATTTCTTCGCGATCTTCCCGATCCTGCTGGTGTACAGCGTGGCGCTGACCAACACCTTGAGCAGTTTTCTCGAACATCAATTGCACATCGCCCCGCCGCCACGGGCGATTCTCTCACTGGCGTTGATTCTCGGCCTGATGGCGATCGTGCGTTGCGGCCAGACCGTGATCGTCAAAGCCATGAGCGTGCTGGTTTATCCGTTTGTCGCTGCGTTGCTGCTGCTCGCCCTCAGCCTGATTCCGAACTGGAACGGCGCTTTCTTCGCCAGCGCTCAAGAGGCAATGCCGATGTCGGTGTTCCTCAAGACGATGTGGCTGGCGATTCCGGTGATGGTGTTCTCGTTCAACCATTCGCCGATCATTTCGGCCTTCGCGGTTGACCAGAAACAACGCTACGGCGACCAGGCCGAACGCAAGAGCAGCGGCATCCTCGCCATGGCCCACGGCATGATGGTGATCACGGTGATGTTTTTCTGCTTCAGTTGCGTGCTGGCGCTGTCGCCGGCGGATCTGGCGGCCGCAAAGGCGCAGAACATCTCGATCCTGTCGTACCTGGCCAACCACTTCCAGACCCCGGTCATCGCCTATGCCGCACCGCTGATTGCGCTGGTGGCAATCACCAAATCCTTCCTCGGCCATTACATCGGCGCCAGCGAAGGCTTTCAAGGCATGATCGCTAAAAGCCTGCGCAGCCGTGGCCGGGTAATGTCGGCGAGCTGGCTGAACCGTGCGACCGCGCTGTTCATGATCCTCAGTTGCTGGGCCGTGGCCACTTTCAATCCAAGCATTCTCGGCATGATCGAAACCCTCGGCGGCCCGGTGATCGCCTGCCTGCTGTTCCTGATGCCGATGTACGCCATCCGCCGCGTGCCGGCCTTGCGCCAGTATTCTGGCCAGGCATCCAATGTGTTCGTGGTGCTGATCGGCCTGATTGCACTGTCTGCGATCATCTACTCGTTCCTGCCCTGAAAACGGGCCACAAAAAAAGGCGAGCCACGCGGCTCGCCTTTTTTATCCCCGTGTTCATTGTTCGACAATTTTCCCGGCACAGCCCTTGCTACACCCCTGTAGGAGCTGCCGCAGGCTGCGATCTTTTGATCTTTGTGATCCTCATGACCGAAATCAAAACACCGAAGATCAAAAGATCGCAGCCTGCGGCAACTCCTACATGAAGCAACCACACAGGCCACGGAATGGCCGATGGTCTGGATGGACGAACCAACCCGATCACGGCCGGTCAACAACTGCACGTTCAATCAGGCGGTGACGCATCATGGACAATCCTTTTCAGATCATTACCGATGCCTTTGCGCCGGACTATCAGATCAACCTGAGCATTCAGGGCCTGGACGGCAGCATCATGCTGACCCTGTCCAACAGCGGCCGGATCGTGGCCAAACGGATGATCAGCGCCGAACAGCGCAATGACCCGAAACGCCTCAAACTGCTGGTGCAAAGCATTCAGTTTGGCATCGCGATTGAGCAGGGCCATAGCGCCATGGCGATTCTCGAAGCCATGACCAACGGCGACGGGCTGACCCCGCCACCGCCTCAGGTCAAAGGCCAGCCCCGGCCAGTCGCGGGACTTTAAAGTTCGCCCTTCTCCACTTCGGGATGCTCACCGGAACCGGCACCGAGCTTGCGTTGCGGTTTTTCGATCTTCACCGAGGGGAATTGCGACGAAGCGTAACGCACCACCAGAATCGAGAACGCCAGCAGCAGAATGCCGCCGCACAGATAAATGATGCCCATGTCCGGCGGGTTGTGGTGCGAGACGTTGGAGATCAGCAGTCGGGTCAGCGCGGTGATCGCCACGTAGATCAGGAAGCGCACCGGCATGTGGTTGGTCTTGAAGTAAATCCCGACCATCGCGCCCAATTCGAGATAGATGAACAGCAACAGGATGTCATCGATCTTGATATGCCCTTCTTCGAGCATGCCGAGAAACTCCATCACCGCCGCCCACGCCGTCACCGCACCGATAGCGAACAGCGCCAGATAATGGAAGGTTTCGACGAACAGGTTGCCCAGGGACTCGGCCAGTTGATGCACGTTTTGCCGCAGTTTCTCGGCCCAGTTGATTTTCACGATGTTGTTTCCTTAGCCCGATGCGAGCGGATGATGCGTGTTGGACGTGACGGTTTTCTGCACGCGCCTGATTTCATGCAGAAAAGAGGCCATGCCATCATGGCGAGCCGCCACAAAACCTGCGCCGTGGCGTTTGGTCGCAGGGCACCGTCCTGAGCCAAATCCTGTGGGAGCGAGCCTGCTCGCGAATGAGGGCGACACGGTCGATCTGACAAACCCGAAATCCGGTCTACATTGAAAAGCCACTACCCAAAGCGTAGGGATTCGCTTATCCTTTTCGCTGTATATAGATACAGTAGTCGCAAAGACAACTAAATGTGAAGGCATGTGAGGTGGTGAATGGCCGTCGAAGTGGTATACCGCAGCAGCCGAGATCTGGAGCGCTTGTTCATGGATAAAGCCGAAGCTGACCGTCATGACAAAATGCTCGAACTGGCCGAATATCTGGCCGATGTGCTGCAAAAAGCCGTTCCGTCGCTGACTGAACAGCAAGTGGAAGAAGCCGGGATCTACATGGCGAAGAACCGCGATGTGTTCGCCCGGGCGTTCAAGAGCCAGCCAGATGCCCTGTCGGAGCTGATCAATGCGCCGGCAGAGCCTGTCGAGCAGGCTGAGGTAGCAGACGATGCCGAAGCGCCGGTTAAACCGGCCAAAGCGGCGAAGGCCGCGAAGTAATCGATGCCCGAATTGAATAGGCCCTGAGTCGAATGGCTCAGGGCCTTTTTCATGCCTGTGAAACTCAGCGATACAAAACTTTTTCCGCCAACTCATCGGCCACCCGCGCCGGCGAGCGTTTTTCCGCCTGCGCATGGGCAAAGACTTCGGTCAGCCGTGAACTGATTTTCGACAGGTGCGCGGTAATGGTGGTCAGCTCCTCGCCGCGATGTTTCAGCGAGACGTAAATCAGGCTACCGGCATTGATCACATAGTCCGGCGCATAAAGGATGCCGCGCCGCTCCAGTTGATCGGCAACATCCAGATGCGTCAGTTGATTGTTCGCCGACCCGGCCACCGCCGAGCAGCGCAGTTGCGTCACCGAGTGACTGTTGAGCACTCCGCCGAGTCCACACGGCGCAAGAATGTCGCACGGTGTGCTGAGCAACGCGTCGTTGGCGATCGGGTGAGCGTTGAGCTGCTCCATCGCCAGTTGCACCTTGCCGTGATCGATGTCGCTGACCAGTAGCTCGGCCCCGACGGCGTGCAGTTGTTCGGCCAGCGCGAAACCGACATTGCCCAACCCCTGAATCGCTATGCGCAAACCTTCCAGATTATCGCTGCCCAGTCTGGCCATGGCGGTTGCGCGAATCCCGGCGAACACCCCCATTGCCGCGTGCGGCGCAGGATCGCCGGCCGAAGTGGTGCTGGTGACATGCTGGGTCTGCTGTGCGATGCAGTCCATGTCTGCGACCGAAGTGCCGCTGTCGATGGCGGTGATATAGCGGCCGTCGAGCTGATCGATGCAACGGCCGAAGGCTTCAAACAGCGCCCCGCGATTTTCCACATGCACCGGCCGCACAATCACCGCCACGCCACCGCCTTGGGGCAAGCCCGCCAACGCGGCTTTGTAGCTCATGCCCTGGGCGAGACGAATAGCGTCTTCGACAGCCGACTCGTCATTGGGATAGGCAAGGTAACGGCACCCGCCCAGGGCCGGCCCCAGACGACTGTTATGAATGGCAATGACCGCCTTCAACCCGGAGACCGGGTCAACGCTCAGGTGCAGCGATTCCAGGCGAGTGCTTTGCATGAGCGCAAACATCGTTGGGCTCCCGAATCACTTCTTGTAGAACGCCAGTATAGGCTTGCGTCCGAAAATTGCTGGAGCGCACCGGAATAAGCGCCCCGCGGATGATGGCTTTGCGGAATAAACACAGACGCGCATGGCCCGGCACTGGACGAATGCCACGGACGGGGCTAAAACGAGGCATTCCCCGGAGATTGTCATGAATCCGCGCCAACGTTTTTTCGAGTGTCTGCACCGTTCACCGCCCGCGTTGTTGGAAGCCGCGTTGTGGATGGCCGCCGAGCACGAAAAAGCGATCGATCCCGAGGCGCTGCTACAAGACTTCAAGGAGCTGCAGCAACGCGTCAGTTTCGGCTTGCCAATGCTGCCGGTCAGCGAGCTCGCGCAGCCGTTACTGCGACGCATGATTGAGTTGGGTTTTGCCCAGGATGACTTTCTGCCACTGCGCCCCCAGGCTGCGCTGTTGCATAAAGTGCTGCAGACCCGTCGCGGCCAGCCGCTGGCGCTGGCGCTGATTGCTCTGGAGCTGGCGCGCGGTCTGGAGATTCCACTGGTCGGAGTCAATTTCCCCGGGCACTTCCTGCTACGGGTGCCTGGTGCCGATCACTTGCTGGATCCGTGCGGGGGGCGACGCCTGTATCCCAATGACTGTCGCGAACTGTTGCAACGTCAATACGGGGCGCACATGAAACTCAACGCCGAGCATCTGCTCACGGCTACGCCCGTGCAGATGCTCCAGCGCCTGTCACGTAACCTGCGTCAATTGCACCTGACCCACGATGACTTTATCGCATCGCTGATCGACGCCGAGCGTGTACTCGAACTGGGTAATGCCGGCGCCGCCGATTACCTGGCCCGGGCCAGTCTGTATCAGCGGCTCGACTGCCCGAATGCCGAACGCTTCGACCTGGAGCGTGCGCTGTTGCTCAGCGAAGATCCGATACAGCGCCTGCGCCTGACCGAGCGGCTCGGGCATCTGCCGCCCAATTCGGTTGTTCACTAATCCCCTGTGGGAGCTAGTCTGCTTGCGATGCAGGCGACTCGGTCTCAAGGTCAGACCGCGTTATCGTTCTTCGCGAGCAGGCTCGCTCCCACAGTGGTCGCGGTTATTTCAGCAGGCGACCGCACCTGAATGATCAACAGCGCGGCAATGACGGCCGGAATCGCGCAGAAGAAGAAAATCTGCTCCACCGGAATGTGCATCGCCAGCAGCAGACTGCCGAACAGCGGCCCGAGAATCGAACCGAAACGCCCCACCCCCAACGCCCACCCCGTGCCGGTGGCACGAACGTGCGCCGGGTAGAAGTTACTGGCGAACGCATTCAGCGTCAGTTGCCCGCCAATAATGCAAAAACCCGCAGCAAACACGCAGGCCACCAGATAACGCGGGTTGTCGTGATTAAGCCCCAGCAGAATCGTGCACAGCGCCGCGCCCGCGAGCACACCGGACAACAGACGCACTTTGCGTTTCAAGCGGTCGGCGAACCAGGCCATGCAGATCGCGCCCAGCGTGCCGGCAAACAGAAACATCGACGTCACCAGATTGGCCTCGTTGAGTTTCAAGCCACTTTCCAGCAGCAACGACGGCAGCCAGCTGATCATGAAATACAACAGGATCAGACTGACGAAAAACGTCGCCCAGATCAGCAAGGTAGGGCGCGCATAACCGTTGCGGAACAACTCCACTACCGTCAGCTTGCTGCCCTGCTCCCGCTCGTTCTGCTCGACATAAGCGGCCGGCGGTTGCCAGTCCGGCAGCATCCGCGCGGTGACTTTGCGCAGACGTGCGTACGGCGGTGCATCACGCAGCAACCGCGGCAGCGATTCCGGCAGCATCCACCAGAGAAACGGAAACAGCAGCAACGGCGTCACGCCGCCGGCAAGAAACACCGCTTGCCAGCCGAATTGATCGATGAACCCGGCGGCAACAAAACCACCCGCTGCACCGCCGAAGGAGAAGCCGCACGCGGCCAGTGTCACCATCAGTGTGCGCAGGCGCGGCGGCGAATATTCCGACATCAACGCCATGGCGCTGGGCATCGCGCCGCCCATACCGATGCCGCAGATGAAGCGCGCGACCATCAACGTATTCAGAGAGTCGGCAAACACCATCAGCACCGTCAGGCTGGCGTAGATCAGCACGCAAGCGAGCAGGATGCGACGTACACCGAAGCGGTCGGCCAGCGGCGTGACGACGAGAGAACCGATCGTGAGGCCCAACAGGTTGGCGCTGAACACAGGCCCGAATGCTGACTTTTCCAGACCCCAATCCTGGGCCAGTGCCGGCACCACATAGCCGAGCACCTGGGCGTCATAGCCATCGGTGACCAGCAACAAGGCGAGCAGGATCAAAAGCAACCACTGATAGCGGGACACAGGACGGGCGTCGAGTGCCGCCCGGAAGCTGGCAATCTGGTTGTGCATCGCAAGGTACCTGTTTTGTTTTTATGATTTTTTTTGCGTGGATCAACGCCGAACCTTGTGGGAGCGAGCCTGCTCGCGAATGCGGTGTGTCAGGCAAATGAAGGGTGGCTGACACTCAGCATTCGCGAGCAGGCTCGCTCCCACAGGGAGTATTACGGTATATCTGGCTGGTTGGCCGGATGCGCCTTGATGAACGCCGGATGTTCGACAGCCAACGCCGCCACGCGACAGATCCGTGGATAAGCCTCCAGCGAAACATTGAACCGCTCTGCCGCGTACAACTGCGGGATCAGGTAAACATCCGCCAGGCACGGCCACTCACCGAAACAGAATCCGCTCTCACCAATCAACTGCTCCACCGTCGCCAGTCCCTGGCTGATCCAGTGGCTGATCC from Pseudomonas baetica includes the following:
- a CDS encoding Leu/Phe/Val dehydrogenase; amino-acid sequence: MFALMQSTRLESLHLSVDPVSGLKAVIAIHNSRLGPALGGCRYLAYPNDESAVEDAIRLAQGMSYKAALAGLPQGGGVAVIVRPVHVENRGALFEAFGRCIDQLDGRYITAIDSGTSVADMDCIAQQTQHVTSTTSAGDPAPHAAMGVFAGIRATAMARLGSDNLEGLRIAIQGLGNVGFALAEQLHAVGAELLVSDIDHGKVQLAMEQLNAHPIANDALLSTPCDILAPCGLGGVLNSHSVTQLRCSAVAGSANNQLTHLDVADQLERRGILYAPDYVINAGSLIYVSLKHRGEELTTITAHLSKISSRLTEVFAHAQAEKRSPARVADELAEKVLYR
- a CDS encoding MFS transporter, giving the protein MHNQIASFRAALDARPVSRYQWLLLILLALLLVTDGYDAQVLGYVVPALAQDWGLEKSAFGPVFSANLLGLTIGSLVVTPLADRFGVRRILLACVLIYASLTVLMVFADSLNTLMVARFICGIGMGGAMPSAMALMSEYSPPRLRTLMVTLAACGFSFGGAAGGFVAAGFIDQFGWQAVFLAGGVTPLLLFPFLWWMLPESLPRLLRDAPPYARLRKVTARMLPDWQPPAAYVEQNEREQGSKLTVVELFRNGYARPTLLIWATFFVSLILLYFMISWLPSLLLESGLKLNEANLVTSMFLFAGTLGAICMAWFADRLKRKVRLLSGVLAGAALCTILLGLNHDNPRYLVACVFAAGFCIIGGQLTLNAFASNFYPAHVRATGTGWALGVGRFGSILGPLFGSLLLAMHIPVEQIFFFCAIPAVIAALLIIQVRSPAEITATTVGASLLAKNDNAV
- a CDS encoding L-serine ammonia-lyase — translated: MAISVFDLFKVGIGPSSSHTVGPMRAAATFAQALIDQRLLNDVRRVEIRLYGSLSATGVGHATDRATVMGLMGEWPDSIDPSTIDPRIQQLRESGQLSLAGQRSIAFNWQSDLLLLDESLPYHPNAMSLTAFGETAELFTQTYYSVGGGFIIEAAEAESGVAPSGDVVLPYDFSSAAELLSLCKKHNLRVSELMMANERAWRTDAQIRQGLLHIWSVMRECVEQGLRHEGILPGGLNVPRRAAKLHRSLLEIGKPNVISSTLSAMEWVNLFALAVNEENAAGGRMVTAPTNGAAGIIPAVLHYYMKFNPDASDDDVVAFFMGAAAVGILCKKNASISGAEVGCQGEVGSACAMAAAGLAEVLGATPEQLENAAEIGLEHNLGLTCDPVGGLVQVPCIERNAIAAVKAINATQMALRGDGNHFISLDRVIRTMRDTGADMHDKYKETSRGGLAVSWVEC
- a CDS encoding serine/threonine transporter, with the translated sequence MTDVRTPAAENLAVDLARNAETAHKGWSKFDTTWMLGLYGTAIGAGTLFLPINAGVGGFWPLLILAVLAFPMTYFAHRGLTRFVLSGRSGDITEVVEEHFGIGAGKLITLLYFFAIFPILLVYSVALTNTLSSFLEHQLHIAPPPRAILSLALILGLMAIVRCGQTVIVKAMSVLVYPFVAALLLLALSLIPNWNGAFFASAQEAMPMSVFLKTMWLAIPVMVFSFNHSPIISAFAVDQKQRYGDQAERKSSGILAMAHGMMVITVMFFCFSCVLALSPADLAAAKAQNISILSYLANHFQTPVIAYAAPLIALVAITKSFLGHYIGASEGFQGMIAKSLRSRGRVMSASWLNRATALFMILSCWAVATFNPSILGMIETLGGPVIACLLFLMPMYAIRRVPALRQYSGQASNVFVVLIGLIALSAIIYSFLP
- a CDS encoding phosphate-starvation-inducible protein PsiE; this encodes MKINWAEKLRQNVHQLAESLGNLFVETFHYLALFAIGAVTAWAAVMEFLGMLEEGHIKIDDILLLFIYLELGAMVGIYFKTNHMPVRFLIYVAITALTRLLISNVSHHNPPDMGIIYLCGGILLLAFSILVVRYASSQFPSVKIEKPQRKLGAGSGEHPEVEKGEL
- a CDS encoding SirB1 family protein; the protein is MNPRQRFFECLHRSPPALLEAALWMAAEHEKAIDPEALLQDFKELQQRVSFGLPMLPVSELAQPLLRRMIELGFAQDDFLPLRPQAALLHKVLQTRRGQPLALALIALELARGLEIPLVGVNFPGHFLLRVPGADHLLDPCGGRRLYPNDCRELLQRQYGAHMKLNAEHLLTATPVQMLQRLSRNLRQLHLTHDDFIASLIDAERVLELGNAGAADYLARASLYQRLDCPNAERFDLERALLLSEDPIQRLRLTERLGHLPPNSVVH
- a CDS encoding DUF3509 domain-containing protein, encoding MDNPFQIITDAFAPDYQINLSIQGLDGSIMLTLSNSGRIVAKRMISAEQRNDPKRLKLLVQSIQFGIAIEQGHSAMAILEAMTNGDGLTPPPPQVKGQPRPVAGL